Genomic segment of Deltaproteobacteria bacterium:
CTGGCCACGAAATACTCGGTAAGCAACACCCCGGTCAGAGAGGCATTGAGGTACCTGGAGCGGATCGGCTTCGTCGAGATCATCCCCCGTACCATGGCCCGTGTGAGAAACATCAGCAAGAAAGAGCTTGAGAATCTGTTTACGATTCAGAGCGTCTTGGAAGAACTGGCGGTTCAGCAAGCGGTCCCGAACCTCAGGGAGAGCGACTATCGAGACCTTGAGCAGTGCTTGCGTCTCATCGCCAAGTTCTATCGTGAGGGGAACTACCCTGAATATGAGAAGGCCCATGTTCGCTTTCATTCCAGCATATGGAAGGCTTCCGACAACAAGGAGCTCGTCGAGCTTCTTCAAAACATCTACGATCGGGTCCGGAGGTTCAGGGCCGTGACACGCCGCCATCCCGACAGGTCGAAGGATGTGGCTGGACCTCACCGGGAGATATTGGACGCTGTTGTCCAGAGGGATAGCAAAAGGGCGGGAAAACTGGTCCGCGCCCATCTGGAGAGATTCGTCAAAGAGATCGTTGCCATCTTGGAAAAGGAAGAAGAACCATCCCGTCTTCAGACCGGGGAGAAAGACCGGGCTGCTTCCACGGGCAGATGACCCAGGCATAGCTTTCTGTTGTTGTAGGGCACAGGAGGAGAGTGTTTTGGTACACGACTCGAGAGAAAAGGGACCAACGGGCTCGATCTTGAAGTTGCCTTCCATGCCGGCCTGCCTTTCGCCAACGGCAGGCCGGCAGTACTCCGGCACGGCTTTACGCGGGGTTCAATCAAGAATATTGCGTAGAAAGGAGGACTCCAAATGAACAAGAAGGGCGTTCTAATAGTCTCTGTGCTTTTTCTCGCTCTCATGGTAGTACCGTTGAGCACTTCCGGTGCGAATCCGAGGTACGGGGGCACGCTCAGAGCCAGCGTCTACCATGAAATAGTCACCGGCGACCCTCACAGGTCGAGCAGCTACGTCGATCGCCAGCTCTTGCAAAACCTCTACAACACCCTTGTCACCTATGACAAAGACCTGAATATAGTCCCGGAGCTTGCCGAATCGTGGAAGACCCCTGATCCAAAGACCTATATATTCAAGCTCCGGAAAGGTATCAAATTCCACGATGGAACAGAGTTCAATGCGGAGGCCGTGAAGTTCAACCTGGAACGGGTGCTCGATCCCAAGACGAAGTCACGCGCCAGGGGCGAGATATCTGCAATCAAATCCGTTGAAGTACTGGATGCCTACACGGTCAAGCTTAACCTCGCGTATCCCTTCAGCCCCTTGCTTGCAGGATTGACCGACAGGGCGGGGTTCATGATCTCCCCGACCGCTTTCAAGAAGATGGGGCCCGACGAGTTCGGCCGGCATCCTGTGGGAACCGGTCCTTTTGAGTTCG
This window contains:
- a CDS encoding GntR family transcriptional regulator, translated to MYSYRQIWETIARDVQEDILNGRYKPGDRLKENELATKYSVSNTPVREALRYLERIGFVEIIPRTMARVRNISKKELENLFTIQSVLEELAVQQAVPNLRESDYRDLEQCLRLIAKFYREGNYPEYEKAHVRFHSSIWKASDNKELVELLQNIYDRVRRFRAVTRRHPDRSKDVAGPHREILDAVVQRDSKRAGKLVRAHLERFVKEIVAILEKEEEPSRLQTGEKDRAASTGR